The following coding sequences are from one Xiphias gladius isolate SHS-SW01 ecotype Sanya breed wild chromosome 14, ASM1685928v1, whole genome shotgun sequence window:
- the LOC120798647 gene encoding 1-phosphatidylinositol 4,5-bisphosphate phosphodiesterase delta-1-like isoform X4, whose amino-acid sequence MEGDLDLQFLLQGGDLLKVRSPSWKKTRYFKLQEDCRTMWHESKKTFKTNQTFSVDDIAAVRMGRQSEGLRKYTEEQVEGRCFSIMFKGRRKNLDLIASSEEEAKQWVDSLEKIIFKINNLNSQQKTEHWIFSCLRKADKNKDGKMNQSDVKNFLSLINIEVDDDYAEMLFKKCDKSKSGYLAGEEIQHFYDLLTQREEMNVIYEEYAKTTGFISPENLLGFLMKEQREKATLADAHKIIEKYEPDENVKEKKLLSKDGFLMYMHHPDALILNSDHKVVYQDMSQPLNHYFISSSHNTYLMEDQLKGPSSTDAYVRALLKGCRCVELDCWDGSDNEPVVYHGYTLTSKILFKDVIKAINEYAFKTSDYPVILSLENHCSVEQQVVMARHMSSILGSALVTEPLGDSMPTKFPSPEELKGKFLIKGKRLNKLEASFVYEETASDDIDVTEEDDSKDEEEQKEGEKSKKKKKLKLTKELSDMVIYCKSVHFHGFEDARKNQSFYEMSSFKEGEAMRLAEESANAYIHHNVDKLSRIYPAGSRTDSSNYNPVPLWNAGCQIVALNFQTTCTDMDLNQGRFLVNGKSGYILKPAYMRDIATEFEPITLTRGDWLKHKTLHVMIISAQQLPKVNKKKSSIVDPLVKVEVYGVPADVAEKETSPIGNNGFNPAWNENFQFDVYVPDLALVRFVVEDHDSVSDNEFVGQYTLPFNSLKMGYRHVPLLSKNGDLLPSARLFVHIMVLDAE is encoded by the exons ATGGAGGGCGATTTGGACCTCCAGTTCCTCCTGCAGGGGGGAGATCTTCTCAAGGTCCGTTCCCCGTCCTGGAAGAAGACCCGCTACTTCAAACTCCAGGAGGACTGCAGGACCATGTGGCACGAATCCAAGAAAACCTTCAAGACAAACCAGACCT TCTCAGTTGATGATATCGCAGCGGTGAGAATGGGCCGCCAGTCAGAAGGTTTGAGGAAGTACACAGAGGAGCAGGTGGAGGGCCGCTGCTTTTCCATCATGTTCAAGGGCCGCCGCAAGAACCTGGACCTCATCGCCAGCTCAGAGGAGGAGGCCAAGCAGTGGGTCGACAGCCTGGAGAAAATTatcttcaaaataaacaacCTTAATTCCCAGCAGAAGACAGAGCA TTGGATCTTCAGCTGCCTGAGGAAAGCAGACAAGAACAAAGATGGTAAGATGAACCAGTCAGATGTCAAGAACTTCCTCTCTCTGATCAACATTGAAGTGGACGACGACTACGCTGAAATGCTCTTCAAG AAAtgtgacaaatcaaaatctGGATACCTGGCTGGAGAGGAGATTCAACATTTCTACGACCTGTTGACCCAACGGGAGGAAATGAATGTTATCTATGAAGAGTACGCTAAAACCACGGGCTTCATAAGCCCTGAAAACCTACTGGGCTTCCTGAtgaaagaacagagagagaaagctacACTGGCCGACGCACACAAGATTATTGAGAAGTATGAGCCCGATGAAAATG TCAAGGAGAAGAAGCTGCTGTCCAAAGATGGCTTCCTCATGTACATGCATCATCCAGACGCCCTGATCCTAAATTCAGATCACAAGGTAGTGTACCAGGACATGAGCCAGCCCCTCAATCACTacttcatctcctcctcacaCAACACCTACCTCATGGAGGATCAGCTCAAAGGGCCCAGCAGCACAGATGCTTATGTCAG GGCTCTGCTGAAGGGCTGCCGCTGCGTAGAGCTGGACTGCTGGGATGGATCAGATAATGAGCCAGTGGTTTACCACGGCTACACACTCACCTCTAAGATCCTCTTCAAAGACGTGATCAAAGCCATCAACGAGTATGCTTTTAAG ACATCGGATTACCCTGTGATCCTCTCCTTGGAGAACCACTGCAGTGTGGAGCAGCAGGTAGTCATGGCCCGCCACATGAGCTCCATCCTGGGCAGCGCACTTGTTACCGAGCCCCTGGGGGACAGCATGCCCACAAAATTCCCATCTCCTGAG GAATTAAAGGGGAAGTTCCTCATCAAAGGGAAAAGGTTAAACAAACTGGAGGCCAGCTTTGTTTATGAGGAGACAGCGTCTGATGATATCGACGTGACGGAGGAGGATGACTCCAAAGATGAGGAGGaacagaaggagggagaaaaaagcaaG aagaagaagaagctgaaaCTAACAAAAGAGCTGTCAGACATGGTTATCTACTGTAAGAGCGTCCACTTCCACGGCTTTGAGGACGCCAGAAAAAACCAGAGCTTCTACGAGATGTCTTCTTTCAAGGAGGGAGAGGCAATGAGGCTGGCAGAGGAGTCGG CGAACGCCTACATCCATCATAATGTGGACAAGCTGAGCCGCATCTATCCAGCAGGTTCCAGGACCGATTCATCCAACTACAACCCAGTGCCCTTGTGGAACGCCGGCTGCCAAATCG TGGCCCTGAACTTCCAGACGACCTGCACAGACATGGATTTGAACCAGGGCCGATTCCTGGTTAACGGGAAGAGCGGCTACATCCTGAAACCAGCCTACATGAGGGACATAGCCACAGAGTTTGAACCCATCACTCTGACCCGAGGAGACTGGCTGAAGCACAAGACTCTCCATGTCATG ATTATATCAGCCCAGCAGCTCCCAAAAGTGAACAAGAAGAAATCCTCCATAGTGGACCCGCTGGTCAAAGTGGAGGTGTACGGAGTGCCGGCTGATGTTGCTGAGAAAGAAACCAGTCCTATTGGAAACAATG GGTTTAACCCTGCGTGGAATGAAAACTTCCAGTTTGATGTGTATGTGCCAGATCTGGCACTAGTGCGCTTTGTTGTGGAAGACCACGACTCAGTGTCTGATAATGAGTTTGTTGGACAGTACACACTTCCATTCAACAGCTTAAAAATGG GATACAGACACGTGCCTCTACTCAGTAAGAACGGAGACCTTCTCCCCTCAGCTAGACTCTTTGTACACATCATGGTCCTTGATGCTGAGTGA
- the LOC120798647 gene encoding 1-phosphatidylinositol 4,5-bisphosphate phosphodiesterase delta-1-like isoform X2, producing MGTNGVEKKKNGMEGDLDLQFLLQGGDLLKVRSPSWKKTRYFKLQEDCRTMWHESKKTFKTNQTFSVDDIAAVRMGRQSEGLRKYTEEQVEGRCFSIMFKGRRKNLDLIASSEEEAKQWVDSLEKIIFKINNLNSQQKTEHWIFSCLRKADKNKDGKMNQSDVKNFLSLINIEVDDDYAEMLFKKCDKSKSGYLAGEEIQHFYDLLTQREEMNVIYEEYAKTTGFISPENLLGFLMKEQREKATLADAHKIIEKYEPDENVKEKKLLSKDGFLMYMHHPDALILNSDHKVVYQDMSQPLNHYFISSSHNTYLMEDQLKGPSSTDAYVRALLKGCRCVELDCWDGSDNEPVVYHGYTLTSKILFKDVIKAINEYAFKTSDYPVILSLENHCSVEQQVVMARHMSSILGSALVTEPLGDSMPTKFPSPEELKGKFLIKGKRLNKLEASFVYEETASDDIDVTEEDDSKDEEEQKEGEKSKKKKKLKLTKELSDMVIYCKSVHFHGFEDARKNQSFYEMSSFKEGEAMRLAEESANAYIHHNVDKLSRIYPAGSRTDSSNYNPVPLWNAGCQIVALNFQTTCTDMDLNQGRFLVNGKSGYILKPAYMRDIATEFEPITLTRGDWLKHKTLHVMIISAQQLPKVNKKKSSIVDPLVKVEVYGVPADVAEKETSPIGNNGFNPAWNENFQFDVYVPDLALVRFVVEDHDSVSDNEFVGQYTLPFNSLKMGYRHVPLLSKNGDLLPSARLFVHIMVLDAE from the exons ATGGGAACGAATGGAgtcgaaaagaaaaaaaacg GTATGGAGGGCGATTTGGACCTCCAGTTCCTCCTGCAGGGGGGAGATCTTCTCAAGGTCCGTTCCCCGTCCTGGAAGAAGACCCGCTACTTCAAACTCCAGGAGGACTGCAGGACCATGTGGCACGAATCCAAGAAAACCTTCAAGACAAACCAGACCT TCTCAGTTGATGATATCGCAGCGGTGAGAATGGGCCGCCAGTCAGAAGGTTTGAGGAAGTACACAGAGGAGCAGGTGGAGGGCCGCTGCTTTTCCATCATGTTCAAGGGCCGCCGCAAGAACCTGGACCTCATCGCCAGCTCAGAGGAGGAGGCCAAGCAGTGGGTCGACAGCCTGGAGAAAATTatcttcaaaataaacaacCTTAATTCCCAGCAGAAGACAGAGCA TTGGATCTTCAGCTGCCTGAGGAAAGCAGACAAGAACAAAGATGGTAAGATGAACCAGTCAGATGTCAAGAACTTCCTCTCTCTGATCAACATTGAAGTGGACGACGACTACGCTGAAATGCTCTTCAAG AAAtgtgacaaatcaaaatctGGATACCTGGCTGGAGAGGAGATTCAACATTTCTACGACCTGTTGACCCAACGGGAGGAAATGAATGTTATCTATGAAGAGTACGCTAAAACCACGGGCTTCATAAGCCCTGAAAACCTACTGGGCTTCCTGAtgaaagaacagagagagaaagctacACTGGCCGACGCACACAAGATTATTGAGAAGTATGAGCCCGATGAAAATG TCAAGGAGAAGAAGCTGCTGTCCAAAGATGGCTTCCTCATGTACATGCATCATCCAGACGCCCTGATCCTAAATTCAGATCACAAGGTAGTGTACCAGGACATGAGCCAGCCCCTCAATCACTacttcatctcctcctcacaCAACACCTACCTCATGGAGGATCAGCTCAAAGGGCCCAGCAGCACAGATGCTTATGTCAG GGCTCTGCTGAAGGGCTGCCGCTGCGTAGAGCTGGACTGCTGGGATGGATCAGATAATGAGCCAGTGGTTTACCACGGCTACACACTCACCTCTAAGATCCTCTTCAAAGACGTGATCAAAGCCATCAACGAGTATGCTTTTAAG ACATCGGATTACCCTGTGATCCTCTCCTTGGAGAACCACTGCAGTGTGGAGCAGCAGGTAGTCATGGCCCGCCACATGAGCTCCATCCTGGGCAGCGCACTTGTTACCGAGCCCCTGGGGGACAGCATGCCCACAAAATTCCCATCTCCTGAG GAATTAAAGGGGAAGTTCCTCATCAAAGGGAAAAGGTTAAACAAACTGGAGGCCAGCTTTGTTTATGAGGAGACAGCGTCTGATGATATCGACGTGACGGAGGAGGATGACTCCAAAGATGAGGAGGaacagaaggagggagaaaaaagcaaG aagaagaagaagctgaaaCTAACAAAAGAGCTGTCAGACATGGTTATCTACTGTAAGAGCGTCCACTTCCACGGCTTTGAGGACGCCAGAAAAAACCAGAGCTTCTACGAGATGTCTTCTTTCAAGGAGGGAGAGGCAATGAGGCTGGCAGAGGAGTCGG CGAACGCCTACATCCATCATAATGTGGACAAGCTGAGCCGCATCTATCCAGCAGGTTCCAGGACCGATTCATCCAACTACAACCCAGTGCCCTTGTGGAACGCCGGCTGCCAAATCG TGGCCCTGAACTTCCAGACGACCTGCACAGACATGGATTTGAACCAGGGCCGATTCCTGGTTAACGGGAAGAGCGGCTACATCCTGAAACCAGCCTACATGAGGGACATAGCCACAGAGTTTGAACCCATCACTCTGACCCGAGGAGACTGGCTGAAGCACAAGACTCTCCATGTCATG ATTATATCAGCCCAGCAGCTCCCAAAAGTGAACAAGAAGAAATCCTCCATAGTGGACCCGCTGGTCAAAGTGGAGGTGTACGGAGTGCCGGCTGATGTTGCTGAGAAAGAAACCAGTCCTATTGGAAACAATG GGTTTAACCCTGCGTGGAATGAAAACTTCCAGTTTGATGTGTATGTGCCAGATCTGGCACTAGTGCGCTTTGTTGTGGAAGACCACGACTCAGTGTCTGATAATGAGTTTGTTGGACAGTACACACTTCCATTCAACAGCTTAAAAATGG GATACAGACACGTGCCTCTACTCAGTAAGAACGGAGACCTTCTCCCCTCAGCTAGACTCTTTGTACACATCATGGTCCTTGATGCTGAGTGA
- the LOC120798647 gene encoding 1-phosphatidylinositol 4,5-bisphosphate phosphodiesterase delta-1-like isoform X3, translated as MCMEGDLDLQFLLQGGDLLKVRSPSWKKTRYFKLQEDCRTMWHESKKTFKTNQTFSVDDIAAVRMGRQSEGLRKYTEEQVEGRCFSIMFKGRRKNLDLIASSEEEAKQWVDSLEKIIFKINNLNSQQKTEHWIFSCLRKADKNKDGKMNQSDVKNFLSLINIEVDDDYAEMLFKKCDKSKSGYLAGEEIQHFYDLLTQREEMNVIYEEYAKTTGFISPENLLGFLMKEQREKATLADAHKIIEKYEPDENVKEKKLLSKDGFLMYMHHPDALILNSDHKVVYQDMSQPLNHYFISSSHNTYLMEDQLKGPSSTDAYVRALLKGCRCVELDCWDGSDNEPVVYHGYTLTSKILFKDVIKAINEYAFKTSDYPVILSLENHCSVEQQVVMARHMSSILGSALVTEPLGDSMPTKFPSPEELKGKFLIKGKRLNKLEASFVYEETASDDIDVTEEDDSKDEEEQKEGEKSKKKKKLKLTKELSDMVIYCKSVHFHGFEDARKNQSFYEMSSFKEGEAMRLAEESANAYIHHNVDKLSRIYPAGSRTDSSNYNPVPLWNAGCQIVALNFQTTCTDMDLNQGRFLVNGKSGYILKPAYMRDIATEFEPITLTRGDWLKHKTLHVMIISAQQLPKVNKKKSSIVDPLVKVEVYGVPADVAEKETSPIGNNGFNPAWNENFQFDVYVPDLALVRFVVEDHDSVSDNEFVGQYTLPFNSLKMGYRHVPLLSKNGDLLPSARLFVHIMVLDAE; from the exons atgt GTATGGAGGGCGATTTGGACCTCCAGTTCCTCCTGCAGGGGGGAGATCTTCTCAAGGTCCGTTCCCCGTCCTGGAAGAAGACCCGCTACTTCAAACTCCAGGAGGACTGCAGGACCATGTGGCACGAATCCAAGAAAACCTTCAAGACAAACCAGACCT TCTCAGTTGATGATATCGCAGCGGTGAGAATGGGCCGCCAGTCAGAAGGTTTGAGGAAGTACACAGAGGAGCAGGTGGAGGGCCGCTGCTTTTCCATCATGTTCAAGGGCCGCCGCAAGAACCTGGACCTCATCGCCAGCTCAGAGGAGGAGGCCAAGCAGTGGGTCGACAGCCTGGAGAAAATTatcttcaaaataaacaacCTTAATTCCCAGCAGAAGACAGAGCA TTGGATCTTCAGCTGCCTGAGGAAAGCAGACAAGAACAAAGATGGTAAGATGAACCAGTCAGATGTCAAGAACTTCCTCTCTCTGATCAACATTGAAGTGGACGACGACTACGCTGAAATGCTCTTCAAG AAAtgtgacaaatcaaaatctGGATACCTGGCTGGAGAGGAGATTCAACATTTCTACGACCTGTTGACCCAACGGGAGGAAATGAATGTTATCTATGAAGAGTACGCTAAAACCACGGGCTTCATAAGCCCTGAAAACCTACTGGGCTTCCTGAtgaaagaacagagagagaaagctacACTGGCCGACGCACACAAGATTATTGAGAAGTATGAGCCCGATGAAAATG TCAAGGAGAAGAAGCTGCTGTCCAAAGATGGCTTCCTCATGTACATGCATCATCCAGACGCCCTGATCCTAAATTCAGATCACAAGGTAGTGTACCAGGACATGAGCCAGCCCCTCAATCACTacttcatctcctcctcacaCAACACCTACCTCATGGAGGATCAGCTCAAAGGGCCCAGCAGCACAGATGCTTATGTCAG GGCTCTGCTGAAGGGCTGCCGCTGCGTAGAGCTGGACTGCTGGGATGGATCAGATAATGAGCCAGTGGTTTACCACGGCTACACACTCACCTCTAAGATCCTCTTCAAAGACGTGATCAAAGCCATCAACGAGTATGCTTTTAAG ACATCGGATTACCCTGTGATCCTCTCCTTGGAGAACCACTGCAGTGTGGAGCAGCAGGTAGTCATGGCCCGCCACATGAGCTCCATCCTGGGCAGCGCACTTGTTACCGAGCCCCTGGGGGACAGCATGCCCACAAAATTCCCATCTCCTGAG GAATTAAAGGGGAAGTTCCTCATCAAAGGGAAAAGGTTAAACAAACTGGAGGCCAGCTTTGTTTATGAGGAGACAGCGTCTGATGATATCGACGTGACGGAGGAGGATGACTCCAAAGATGAGGAGGaacagaaggagggagaaaaaagcaaG aagaagaagaagctgaaaCTAACAAAAGAGCTGTCAGACATGGTTATCTACTGTAAGAGCGTCCACTTCCACGGCTTTGAGGACGCCAGAAAAAACCAGAGCTTCTACGAGATGTCTTCTTTCAAGGAGGGAGAGGCAATGAGGCTGGCAGAGGAGTCGG CGAACGCCTACATCCATCATAATGTGGACAAGCTGAGCCGCATCTATCCAGCAGGTTCCAGGACCGATTCATCCAACTACAACCCAGTGCCCTTGTGGAACGCCGGCTGCCAAATCG TGGCCCTGAACTTCCAGACGACCTGCACAGACATGGATTTGAACCAGGGCCGATTCCTGGTTAACGGGAAGAGCGGCTACATCCTGAAACCAGCCTACATGAGGGACATAGCCACAGAGTTTGAACCCATCACTCTGACCCGAGGAGACTGGCTGAAGCACAAGACTCTCCATGTCATG ATTATATCAGCCCAGCAGCTCCCAAAAGTGAACAAGAAGAAATCCTCCATAGTGGACCCGCTGGTCAAAGTGGAGGTGTACGGAGTGCCGGCTGATGTTGCTGAGAAAGAAACCAGTCCTATTGGAAACAATG GGTTTAACCCTGCGTGGAATGAAAACTTCCAGTTTGATGTGTATGTGCCAGATCTGGCACTAGTGCGCTTTGTTGTGGAAGACCACGACTCAGTGTCTGATAATGAGTTTGTTGGACAGTACACACTTCCATTCAACAGCTTAAAAATGG GATACAGACACGTGCCTCTACTCAGTAAGAACGGAGACCTTCTCCCCTCAGCTAGACTCTTTGTACACATCATGGTCCTTGATGCTGAGTGA
- the LOC120798647 gene encoding 1-phosphatidylinositol 4,5-bisphosphate phosphodiesterase delta-1-like isoform X1: protein MECVQRQPKFSRSEELLRYDRSQKVIQMNVGLLGMEGDLDLQFLLQGGDLLKVRSPSWKKTRYFKLQEDCRTMWHESKKTFKTNQTFSVDDIAAVRMGRQSEGLRKYTEEQVEGRCFSIMFKGRRKNLDLIASSEEEAKQWVDSLEKIIFKINNLNSQQKTEHWIFSCLRKADKNKDGKMNQSDVKNFLSLINIEVDDDYAEMLFKKCDKSKSGYLAGEEIQHFYDLLTQREEMNVIYEEYAKTTGFISPENLLGFLMKEQREKATLADAHKIIEKYEPDENVKEKKLLSKDGFLMYMHHPDALILNSDHKVVYQDMSQPLNHYFISSSHNTYLMEDQLKGPSSTDAYVRALLKGCRCVELDCWDGSDNEPVVYHGYTLTSKILFKDVIKAINEYAFKTSDYPVILSLENHCSVEQQVVMARHMSSILGSALVTEPLGDSMPTKFPSPEELKGKFLIKGKRLNKLEASFVYEETASDDIDVTEEDDSKDEEEQKEGEKSKKKKKLKLTKELSDMVIYCKSVHFHGFEDARKNQSFYEMSSFKEGEAMRLAEESANAYIHHNVDKLSRIYPAGSRTDSSNYNPVPLWNAGCQIVALNFQTTCTDMDLNQGRFLVNGKSGYILKPAYMRDIATEFEPITLTRGDWLKHKTLHVMIISAQQLPKVNKKKSSIVDPLVKVEVYGVPADVAEKETSPIGNNGFNPAWNENFQFDVYVPDLALVRFVVEDHDSVSDNEFVGQYTLPFNSLKMGYRHVPLLSKNGDLLPSARLFVHIMVLDAE, encoded by the exons ATGGAGTGCGTTCAAAGACAACCGAAATTTAGCAGATCTGAGGAATTACTACGATATGACAGAAGCCAGAAGGTGATACAAATGAACGTGGGGCTCCTCG GTATGGAGGGCGATTTGGACCTCCAGTTCCTCCTGCAGGGGGGAGATCTTCTCAAGGTCCGTTCCCCGTCCTGGAAGAAGACCCGCTACTTCAAACTCCAGGAGGACTGCAGGACCATGTGGCACGAATCCAAGAAAACCTTCAAGACAAACCAGACCT TCTCAGTTGATGATATCGCAGCGGTGAGAATGGGCCGCCAGTCAGAAGGTTTGAGGAAGTACACAGAGGAGCAGGTGGAGGGCCGCTGCTTTTCCATCATGTTCAAGGGCCGCCGCAAGAACCTGGACCTCATCGCCAGCTCAGAGGAGGAGGCCAAGCAGTGGGTCGACAGCCTGGAGAAAATTatcttcaaaataaacaacCTTAATTCCCAGCAGAAGACAGAGCA TTGGATCTTCAGCTGCCTGAGGAAAGCAGACAAGAACAAAGATGGTAAGATGAACCAGTCAGATGTCAAGAACTTCCTCTCTCTGATCAACATTGAAGTGGACGACGACTACGCTGAAATGCTCTTCAAG AAAtgtgacaaatcaaaatctGGATACCTGGCTGGAGAGGAGATTCAACATTTCTACGACCTGTTGACCCAACGGGAGGAAATGAATGTTATCTATGAAGAGTACGCTAAAACCACGGGCTTCATAAGCCCTGAAAACCTACTGGGCTTCCTGAtgaaagaacagagagagaaagctacACTGGCCGACGCACACAAGATTATTGAGAAGTATGAGCCCGATGAAAATG TCAAGGAGAAGAAGCTGCTGTCCAAAGATGGCTTCCTCATGTACATGCATCATCCAGACGCCCTGATCCTAAATTCAGATCACAAGGTAGTGTACCAGGACATGAGCCAGCCCCTCAATCACTacttcatctcctcctcacaCAACACCTACCTCATGGAGGATCAGCTCAAAGGGCCCAGCAGCACAGATGCTTATGTCAG GGCTCTGCTGAAGGGCTGCCGCTGCGTAGAGCTGGACTGCTGGGATGGATCAGATAATGAGCCAGTGGTTTACCACGGCTACACACTCACCTCTAAGATCCTCTTCAAAGACGTGATCAAAGCCATCAACGAGTATGCTTTTAAG ACATCGGATTACCCTGTGATCCTCTCCTTGGAGAACCACTGCAGTGTGGAGCAGCAGGTAGTCATGGCCCGCCACATGAGCTCCATCCTGGGCAGCGCACTTGTTACCGAGCCCCTGGGGGACAGCATGCCCACAAAATTCCCATCTCCTGAG GAATTAAAGGGGAAGTTCCTCATCAAAGGGAAAAGGTTAAACAAACTGGAGGCCAGCTTTGTTTATGAGGAGACAGCGTCTGATGATATCGACGTGACGGAGGAGGATGACTCCAAAGATGAGGAGGaacagaaggagggagaaaaaagcaaG aagaagaagaagctgaaaCTAACAAAAGAGCTGTCAGACATGGTTATCTACTGTAAGAGCGTCCACTTCCACGGCTTTGAGGACGCCAGAAAAAACCAGAGCTTCTACGAGATGTCTTCTTTCAAGGAGGGAGAGGCAATGAGGCTGGCAGAGGAGTCGG CGAACGCCTACATCCATCATAATGTGGACAAGCTGAGCCGCATCTATCCAGCAGGTTCCAGGACCGATTCATCCAACTACAACCCAGTGCCCTTGTGGAACGCCGGCTGCCAAATCG TGGCCCTGAACTTCCAGACGACCTGCACAGACATGGATTTGAACCAGGGCCGATTCCTGGTTAACGGGAAGAGCGGCTACATCCTGAAACCAGCCTACATGAGGGACATAGCCACAGAGTTTGAACCCATCACTCTGACCCGAGGAGACTGGCTGAAGCACAAGACTCTCCATGTCATG ATTATATCAGCCCAGCAGCTCCCAAAAGTGAACAAGAAGAAATCCTCCATAGTGGACCCGCTGGTCAAAGTGGAGGTGTACGGAGTGCCGGCTGATGTTGCTGAGAAAGAAACCAGTCCTATTGGAAACAATG GGTTTAACCCTGCGTGGAATGAAAACTTCCAGTTTGATGTGTATGTGCCAGATCTGGCACTAGTGCGCTTTGTTGTGGAAGACCACGACTCAGTGTCTGATAATGAGTTTGTTGGACAGTACACACTTCCATTCAACAGCTTAAAAATGG GATACAGACACGTGCCTCTACTCAGTAAGAACGGAGACCTTCTCCCCTCAGCTAGACTCTTTGTACACATCATGGTCCTTGATGCTGAGTGA